The proteins below come from a single Nocardiopsis gilva YIM 90087 genomic window:
- the merB gene encoding organomercurial lyase MerB, with translation MDTDTSRFITRVTEAVRTAPGVGFALLRPLLSLLVAGEPVTIAQLATAVGHSEDEIRTALADLPDTEYDAQGRIIGYGLTFNPTPHRYETRGRTFYTWCAMDTLVFPAILGESARVTSPCQATGEPVRLTATPDGPTDVEPATAVVSLVTPDHATSVRTSFCNQSHFFTSAKAAKNWLADHSDARVLPIAEAYDAGRPIMAELLAASPSRKCC, from the coding sequence ATGGATACCGACACGAGCCGGTTCATCACCCGCGTCACCGAGGCCGTCCGCACCGCTCCGGGCGTGGGCTTCGCGCTCCTGCGTCCTCTGCTGTCGCTCCTGGTCGCGGGCGAACCGGTCACCATCGCCCAGCTCGCCACCGCCGTCGGACACAGTGAGGACGAGATCCGCACGGCGCTGGCCGACCTACCCGACACCGAGTACGACGCCCAGGGCCGCATCATCGGCTACGGCCTGACCTTCAATCCCACGCCGCACCGCTACGAGACGCGCGGCCGCACGTTCTACACCTGGTGCGCGATGGACACGCTCGTCTTTCCCGCCATCTTGGGGGAGAGCGCGCGGGTCACCTCCCCGTGCCAGGCCACTGGCGAGCCCGTCCGTCTCACCGCGACCCCGGACGGCCCCACCGACGTGGAACCCGCCACCGCCGTGGTCTCACTCGTCACGCCCGACCACGCGACCTCGGTCCGCACCTCGTTCTGCAACCAGAGCCACTTCTTCACCAGCGCCAAGGCCGCCAAGAACTGGCTCGCTGACCACTCCGACGCGCGGGTCCTGCCCATCGCCGAGGCCTACGACGCC
- a CDS encoding ArsR/SmtB family transcription factor, whose amino-acid sequence MPHSPAPTANEAAPAPCTHLNTTARFFRALADPTRLKLLEFIMAGERTAAECVEHVGISQPRVSVHLSCLVDCGYVAARRDGRKLRYSVGDPRVADLVVLARSLAVDNAAALDCCPRIPDSRR is encoded by the coding sequence ATGCCGCACAGCCCGGCCCCCACCGCCAACGAAGCCGCACCGGCTCCGTGCACGCACCTGAACACCACGGCCCGGTTCTTCCGTGCCCTGGCCGACCCCACCCGACTCAAGCTCCTGGAGTTCATCATGGCCGGTGAGCGCACGGCGGCCGAGTGCGTCGAGCACGTCGGGATCTCCCAGCCGCGGGTGTCGGTCCACCTCTCCTGCCTGGTGGACTGCGGTTACGTGGCCGCCCGGCGCGACGGCCGCAAGCTGCGCTACTCGGTCGGCGACCCAAGGGTGGCGGACCTGGTCGTGCTGGCCCGGTCGCTGGCCGTAGACAACGCCGCCGCGCTGGACTGCTGCCCCCGCATCCCTGACAGCCGCCGTTGA
- a CDS encoding maleylpyruvate isomerase family mycothiol-dependent enzyme: MTNLSFDRCCAEIVAQTDLLRTLIPGADMAAPVPSCPEWNLGQLLRHLGDAHRRVETTVAARATEPACDAQVADVTDEDPIVLDAWLAEGAARLAQTLRAAGPDAVVWTVVEDRSAAFWARRMTHETVVHRADVALAVGAEFSVGEEVALDAVDEWMGFGTRPEAFASKPGVPDLLGPGRTLHVHATDTAPQAAAEWLVDLTGPAPTWRRAHAKAAVAVRGPLTDLLMLIYGRPTRNGTVDILGDASLFDLWRQRSGFWLEAEDKE; the protein is encoded by the coding sequence ATGACGAACCTCTCCTTCGACCGCTGCTGCGCCGAAATCGTCGCCCAGACCGACCTCCTGAGGACGCTGATCCCAGGCGCGGACATGGCGGCGCCGGTCCCGTCCTGTCCGGAGTGGAACCTCGGGCAGCTGCTGCGCCACCTCGGCGACGCGCACCGCCGGGTCGAAACGACCGTGGCGGCCCGGGCGACCGAACCCGCCTGTGACGCCCAGGTCGCCGACGTCACTGATGAGGACCCGATCGTCCTGGACGCCTGGCTCGCCGAGGGCGCCGCGCGCCTTGCGCAGACCCTGCGCGCCGCGGGTCCCGACGCGGTGGTGTGGACCGTGGTCGAGGACCGCTCCGCCGCCTTCTGGGCCCGACGAATGACGCACGAGACGGTCGTTCACCGGGCCGACGTGGCCCTCGCCGTCGGCGCGGAGTTCAGCGTCGGCGAGGAGGTCGCCCTCGACGCCGTGGACGAGTGGATGGGATTCGGAACGAGGCCGGAGGCCTTCGCATCCAAGCCGGGGGTGCCTGACCTGCTCGGCCCGGGTCGCACGCTCCACGTGCACGCCACCGACACCGCCCCGCAGGCAGCGGCGGAGTGGCTGGTCGACCTCACCGGCCCCGCCCCCACCTGGCGTCGCGCCCACGCGAAGGCCGCCGTCGCGGTGCGCGGCCCGCTGACCGACCTGCTGATGCTGATCTACGGGCGGCCGACCCGCAACGGGACCGTCGACATCCTCGGCGATGCGTCGCTGTTCGACCTCTGGCGCCAGCGGTCCGGCTTCTGGCTGGAGGCAGAGGATAAGGAATGA
- a CDS encoding ATP-binding protein translates to MSLRWKITATVTLVSVLVAVALSLTVHLAYAYRLADEARKIQQERIELALREYSRTGQPTLGSRLDPPDLPEQLRAAVEGGYTATLLEDTGDGAYIWAAASVSERQILSLRTPYDPQLSALASLDRVLVMGALTVVALGAGAGVVIGAQLSVRLRRAAVAAGRVADGDRSTRVSAAIGSGSRDEAAELAHAIDAMADALQSRIEAERRVTADIAHELRTPLTGLTTAAELLPPGRPAELVRDRVRVLRALVEDVLEVARLDTATERAEMSEVALGAFTTRRAAPYAPEVEVHVLTDAVVDTDPRRLERILVNLITNALKHGAPPVAVEVDGARIGVRDHGSGFPDELVSEGPSRFRKWPGGSGGHGLGLTIALGQANVLGARLTFANPADGGALATVDLAPDEHPTVPQGEERSRTRP, encoded by the coding sequence GTGAGCCTCCGTTGGAAGATCACCGCGACGGTCACGCTGGTGAGCGTGCTCGTCGCGGTCGCGCTGAGCCTGACCGTGCACCTCGCCTACGCCTACCGGCTGGCCGACGAGGCCCGCAAGATACAGCAGGAGCGGATCGAACTGGCGCTGCGCGAGTACAGCCGCACCGGGCAGCCCACGCTCGGCAGTCGCCTGGACCCTCCGGACCTCCCCGAGCAGCTGCGGGCGGCGGTCGAGGGCGGCTACACCGCGACGCTGCTGGAGGACACGGGCGACGGCGCCTACATCTGGGCGGCGGCCTCCGTCTCGGAACGGCAGATCCTCTCGCTGCGTACCCCCTACGATCCGCAGCTCAGTGCCCTGGCCTCGCTGGATCGGGTCCTGGTGATGGGTGCCCTGACCGTTGTCGCCCTGGGCGCCGGGGCGGGGGTCGTCATCGGGGCTCAGCTGTCGGTCCGACTCCGCCGCGCCGCTGTCGCCGCGGGGCGCGTCGCCGATGGGGATCGCAGCACGCGCGTGAGCGCGGCGATCGGTTCGGGGTCGCGTGATGAGGCCGCGGAGCTGGCGCACGCGATCGACGCGATGGCCGACGCCCTGCAGAGCCGGATCGAGGCCGAGCGCCGGGTCACCGCCGACATCGCCCACGAACTGCGCACGCCGCTGACCGGCCTGACGACGGCGGCCGAGCTCCTTCCGCCGGGCCGCCCGGCCGAACTGGTCCGCGACCGGGTGCGGGTGCTGCGCGCCCTGGTCGAGGACGTGTTGGAGGTGGCCCGGCTGGACACGGCGACCGAGCGCGCCGAGATGTCCGAGGTCGCCCTCGGCGCCTTCACCACCCGCCGCGCCGCCCCCTATGCGCCCGAGGTCGAGGTGCACGTGCTCACCGACGCGGTCGTCGACACCGACCCCCGACGCCTGGAGCGCATCCTCGTCAACCTGATCACCAACGCGCTCAAGCACGGCGCCCCACCGGTCGCCGTCGAGGTCGACGGCGCGCGGATCGGGGTCCGCGACCACGGTTCGGGCTTCCCCGACGAGCTGGTGTCGGAGGGGCCGAGCCGCTTCCGCAAGTGGCCCGGTGGCTCCGGCGGACACGGCCTGGGCCTCACCATCGCCCTGGGCCAGGCCAACGTGCTGGGGGCACGCCTCACCTTCGCCAACCCCGCCGACGGGGGCGCCCTGGCCACCGTGGACCTGGCCCCGGACGAGCACCCCACGGTGCCCCAGGGCGAGGAGCGCTCCCGAACGCGGCCCTAG
- the cseB gene encoding two-component system response regulator CseB: protein MNVAQTHVLFVEDDDVIRETTQLSLERDGFRVTVAADGRAGMEEFLASRPDVALLDVMLPGMNGVSLCRRIREESLIPVIMLSARDDPVDIVVGLEAGADDYVTKPFDSAVLTARIRAVLRRTEGRRPDTGSDNGALRFGDVEIDPDGVRVLRGGEVVALTPTEMRLLLRFADSPGTVLSRDILLESVWDYAWGGDSRVVDVHVQRLRNKIGAERIATVRGFGYKLVGPDR from the coding sequence GTGAACGTGGCACAGACGCACGTGCTGTTCGTCGAAGACGACGACGTCATCCGCGAGACGACCCAGCTCAGCCTGGAGCGCGACGGGTTCCGGGTCACGGTTGCGGCCGACGGTCGGGCGGGGATGGAGGAGTTTCTCGCGTCGCGGCCCGACGTGGCGCTGCTCGATGTGATGCTGCCGGGGATGAACGGGGTCAGCCTGTGCCGCCGTATCCGCGAGGAGAGCCTCATCCCGGTGATCATGCTCTCCGCGCGCGACGACCCGGTCGACATCGTCGTCGGCTTGGAGGCCGGCGCCGACGACTACGTCACCAAACCCTTCGACAGCGCCGTGCTGACCGCGCGCATCCGCGCGGTGCTGCGCCGCACCGAAGGCCGCCGCCCCGACACCGGGTCCGACAACGGGGCGCTGCGGTTCGGGGACGTGGAGATCGACCCGGACGGCGTGCGGGTGCTGCGCGGCGGCGAGGTCGTCGCGCTCACGCCCACCGAGATGCGGCTGCTGCTGCGCTTCGCCGACTCGCCGGGCACCGTGCTCAGCCGCGACATCCTGCTGGAGAGCGTCTGGGACTACGCGTGGGGCGGCGACAGCCGCGTCGTCGACGTGCACGTCCAGCGGCTGCGCAACAAGATCGGCGCCGAGCGCATCGCGACCGTCCGCGGGTTCGGCTACAAGCTCGTCGGTCCGGACCGGTGA